Proteins found in one Panicum hallii strain FIL2 chromosome 4, PHallii_v3.1, whole genome shotgun sequence genomic segment:
- the LOC112889414 gene encoding GDSL esterase/lipase At5g45950-like translates to MRGFQLLVLVALLIGELHCARTAAPPADAPATSPQSPEPPPADQQAPPQAPGPSPPPPRRRGSPHRRPTAPPTQDPAPPKQEPPEPAPPRLVVPPEDSPAPTPPGMINHTTGCTTLLVLGDSTVDPGNNNHLPTTARANFLPYGLNFYGRRPTGRFTNGRLATDMLAEKLGIARTIPGFFDPSLRLAQLRRGVSFASGGSGYDDSTANRINVVSFSAQLHNLFRYKLLIRTLLGPRRAERLINRATFVISSGTNDMLSVYIASNRSNAISMEMYENHLIAHVANYTQAMIMLGGRRFVFVGLPPMGCLPIARTLVGTGSDRCDETLNQLATSFNSKLVQLLSLINYQRQIRTSYIDTYTTIHDATVDPKTFGLTEVSRGCCGSGVIEVGQTCRGRRTCGDPSRYLYWDAVHPTERTNQHFANVMMDSIRELYS, encoded by the exons ATGAGGGGTTTTCAACTGCTGGTCCTAGTGGCCTTGCTTATTGGGGAGTTGCACTGCGCAAGAACAGCAGCACCACCAGCAGATGCCCCAGCAACATCACCACAATCTCCCGAGCCACCACCAGCAGATCAGCAAGCCCCACCACAGGCGCCGGGGCcatcgcctccgccgccacggCGACGGGGATCGCCACATCGACGACCAACAGCACCACCTACGCAGGATCCGGCACCACCGAAGCAGGAACCACCGGAACCAGCACCGCCGCGGCTGGTTGTGCCACCAGAGGACTCTCCTGCGCCGACACCACCCGGAATGATCAACCACACTACGGGTTGCACCACTCTCCTTGTACTTGGGGACTCAACAGTGGACCCTGGAAACAACAACCACCTGCCCACCACAGCCAGGGCAAATTTCTTGCCCTACGGCTTGAACTTCTACGGGCGCAGGCCCACTGGCAGATTCACCAATGGCCGGTTAGCCACAGATATGTTAG CGGAGAAGCTAGGTATAGCGAGAACTATTCCAGGCTTCTTTGACCCAAGCCTGAGGCTGGCCCAGCTCAGGAGGGGTGTGAGCTTTGCATCGGGAGGCTCTGGATACGACGACAGCACTGCCAACAGAATA AATGTGGTATCATTCTCTGCACAACTGCACAACCTTTTCCGTTACAAGCTACTCATCCGAACATTGCTTGGACCAAGAAGAGCAGAGCGACTTATTAACAGGGCTACCTTTGTGATAAGCTCTGGTACAAATGATATGCTTTCTGTCTATATTGCATCAAATCGATCGAATGCAATTAGTATGGAAATGTACGAGAATCACCTGATAGCACATGTTGCAAATTACACCCAG GCTATGATAATGCTTGGAGGAAGGAGATTTGTTTTTGTTGGATTGCCCCCGATGGGTTGCTTGCCAATTGCCCGAACTTTGGTCGGCACAGGATCGGACAGATGTGATGAGACACTAAATCAGCTTGCAACTTCGTTCAACTCGAAGCTAGTTCAACTGTTGAGTTTAATAAATTATCAGCGTCAAATTAGAACTTCGTACATAGATACGTATACAACTATACATGACGCAACAGTGGATCCTAAGACCTTTG GCCTAACAGAAGTATCAAGAGGGTGCTGCGGATCAGGGGTAATTGAAGTTGGGCAAACGTGCCGAGGGCGAAGAACATGTGGAGACCCCAGCAGGTACTTATACTGGGATGCTGTCCATCCAACAGAGAGGACAAACCAACATTTCGCGAATGTGATGATGGATTCTATTAGAGAACTCTATAGCTAG